The following proteins are encoded in a genomic region of Bernardetia sp. MNP-M8:
- a CDS encoding Crp/Fnr family transcriptional regulator, with translation MDKTILNHYFHSLFPIQEEVVNKITETFTHFRLDKNSILLDIDTVSTKTYFLERGYMRSYILNEDNEEITTHIYSAPCFVNDFLSFFKQQPTNQIYQTLSECSFWETSIENVQSNFHTIPDFREFSRLLFVINYHKLNDRLIETVSQKAETRYLKLLKEQPHIFQNIPLKIIASYLGITDSSLSRIRKEISKT, from the coding sequence ATGGATAAAACAATACTTAATCACTATTTCCATTCTTTATTTCCTATTCAAGAGGAAGTGGTAAACAAGATAACAGAAACTTTTACTCATTTTAGATTAGATAAAAATTCTATATTACTGGATATAGATACAGTTAGTACAAAGACCTATTTTTTAGAACGAGGTTACATGCGCTCCTATATCCTAAATGAAGATAATGAAGAGATAACTACACATATTTATTCTGCTCCATGTTTTGTGAATGATTTTTTGTCATTTTTTAAGCAGCAGCCAACGAATCAAATTTATCAAACTTTGTCAGAATGTTCATTTTGGGAAACAAGTATTGAAAATGTTCAATCAAACTTTCATACTATTCCTGATTTTAGAGAATTTAGTAGGCTTTTATTTGTCATTAATTATCATAAACTCAATGATAGACTCATAGAAACAGTAAGCCAAAAAGCAGAAACACGCTATCTAAAACTTTTAAAAGAGCAACCTCATATTTTTCAAAATATCCCTCTCAAAATAATTGCTTCCTATTTAGGTATTACAGATAGTAGCCTAAGTAGAATTAGAAAAGAAATTAGCAAAACATAA